A segment of the [Limnothrix rosea] IAM M-220 genome:
CGCTGAATCCCCTGCCAGGCGATCGCCGTTAAGACGAAATAATGACCAGCCATTAAACCCAGACCGAGTAAACCCACAGACCAGCCCGTCGAATGGAACCACTCCATCGCAAACCAACCATTCGGCTCAAAATAATGCACCATCTCTACATCAAGGCTATTGCCATCCACGAGGTAGTAGAAAATATTCCCCGGATAGAACATTCTCAACCAGTCAAAGGGGGTATTACTAGGCAGGTTTGATTCTAGCCCTGCAATGGTCATAATCATCAGGTAAAAGCCTAAAGCGCCGCTATATAACCATGCTTGAAAACCGCCGAAGAAATCCTGCCCCACAAAGCTCCACATCGTGGACAAACTATAGGATGCGATACAGGCGGCGATCGCCACGAGATAAACCATCCCAATCCAAGGCAACGCGATACCAGCCTGTAAACCAGCCCAGAAATGTAAAGGCAAAGCCAAGGCAATGCCGAGATACACAAGACTGGGAACCCCAAGAATTTTGCCAATGATAATGCGGTGTAATGCCTGGGGACTCAAGCGAACGAAGCCCATAGTGCCCCGTTTTTCTTCCTTAATCAGATCTGCACTAATTAAATGGGAACCGACAATGAGCAGTAGACCCATGCCAACAATGGTAAGACAAACAAACAGATCTAAATTCCACAGCTGCCAGTTGATGTCCCAGGTATCTCCCATGGTTGTGGCAATGCATTCGTAGGAGGAGCGCCAATATTCGTCGTTATAACCTGTGCAGTAACGGCTATAGGTATTTTTTAGTAATGGATCGGGCAAGGAGCCGAGATAACCCAACAGCATGAGGAGCTGGGCAACCAAGGATGTGCCGATGGCGATCGCCAAATTCCGTCGCCGGAAACGCCCCTTCAACTCCCGAAAGAGCTGGGGATTCCAATCACCAATGTGGTCGAGTAGCTGTGTCATAACGGCAAAAATAGTCAGATCTACAAAAAATCAAGAAAACAAGCAGAATTCCATCTAGGCAATACTTTTGGGGGCATTGGCCAATAATTGTTTCATCTCAGAAGCACCAATGTGCTGTAGTCGTTTTTTCATCACCTGATGTAATGCAGCGATCGCCGCCACCTGTCCTAATAAGGTCGCCAAAATCGTTGCCGTTCCCGTAAATTGGGTCACCATCACGGGGGCAACCGTCCAGAGCCAAGGCGCTGGGGTAAATTCTGGTTGCGTCGCGGCGATCGCCAAGGTCACCACAGGCAACACCACACAACCCACCACCACCACCATCGCAGCAACAGAGCGTTTACGGTGGCGATTTAGCAGAACCAACATACCCGCAGTCGCGATCAGCATCGTGATCAAGCCTTGCATCACTAATCCACTGGAAAACTGCCAGATATATTTCCTTTCGATGAGGACAAATCCAGACACAATCATCGGCAGAAAACCGATCACAATATTTAAGGCGATCGCCCAAATTGCCGGGCTACGCTCCCCAAAGAGCCATTCTTGCCAGCCATACTTGCCTTGGTAACGACTCCAGTCTTGAACAGACTGAAATGAAGGCGATAAAGCAGCAACCAATAGCAACATATACAACACACAACCAACAGCAAGCAGCCCAAAATTTATGAGCCAACCATTGTAATCCGATGGCAAATAATAAGGTTCTTGCATCGTAAACCCAAGACTAGCAGTCACCAAAGAAGCCGTTAACCAATAACTTTGAGTTTTGCTAATGAGTGTCCCCTGGGCATTGTGGAACTTGCGCTTAAAGGCTTGGGCGCACCAGTACGTACCGACACCATAAATAGTAAAGTGACCCAGAATTGCCCCCAGCGCAGACCCCCACACAGGAATGCCATAGAACGAAATTTCGCTAAGACTATCGTACCGAAACCAGTCTGTTTGGTCGGCGATCGCCGTTGCCCCGATCAAGTATTGCAGTAAATGCATGGGATTAAGCAAAATCAATGCGTCCATCACATTCGCCGCATGGGCAGATTCATGCATGATGAATAACGTGCTTATCGAAGCGGTATAGAACAGCGCCCCACTGGCGAGCCAAGCTTTTAAAGCAGTGCCCCCCTTCCCGACGAGGGCATAGAGCATCGCCCCACTAAAAGTAAAAAGCAAACAAGCCGCCAAAACACCATAAAAAATCAAGACTAGATGTAAGGGAATACCACCTTGGATTGCAGCCCATAGATGTAGCGGCAGAGCAAAGGCAATCATGCCGTAGACAAAGGTCGGCACCCCCAAAATCTTACCGAGGGCGATCGCCCAAGCAGACTGGGGCGTTAACGTCACAAAATTCAACGTGCCTTGACGCTGCTCCTTACTTAAATCTTGGATGAGCAAATATGTACCGCCAACTAATAGTCCAAAGAAACCCATTAAGGTGAGGGTCATGAACATTTCAGTCCACCACAGCGGCCAATTGATCGTCGTAATATTACCGAGGGCATCTTCAATACACCAGCTATTACTGGTATAGAGATAATGGTTGGGATCTGCACCAGCGGGAGCAGTGCCAACACAATAGTGGCTCGTACTTTGCCCCGCATAGGGTAGCGAGCTAGAAAAGCTAAAGAAAATCAGACTCTGGACAATGCCAGAAACTAACGCTATTAAACCGAGGGATTTTAATGTCAGCCGGCCTTTGAGTTCTCGAAATAACTGGGGATTCCAGTCGCCAACACGGTCAATCCATTTATTTAAAAACATGGTTCTTTTTAAGGTGCAATAGGAGAAGAAACGATAAAAACGACAAAGTTTAACTAGTTTGCTGGTGGCCTAGCTTGAGGAAAATACTTTCTAAATCTTCAGTTTTGGCGTAAAACTCCGACACGGCAATATTGGCAGCTACAAGGTTCTTCAAGAGCTGGGTGCTATCTTCCGGTGTGCCGTCAAATTCAACTTTAAGCCGATGGCCGCCACTACCTTGGCGATCGCCTAGTTTTGATGGCGTTGCCCTTTCCCAATTACGCACTAGAGCATTATTTTTCAGTTCGCTTTCAAGGGCATCAAGGGATTCTAGGGTTGAAATCACTAAATGTTGACGGGACAGCCGCTGGTACAAATCACCGAGGGAAGTACTTTCAACGAGATAACCTAATTCCATAATACCCACGGAGGAACAAAGCTCTGCCAAGTCACTGAGGACGTGGGAAGAAATCAAAATCGTCATGCCCGCTTCCTGTAAAACCTTAATGATTTCGCGAAACTGCATCCGGGCAATGGGGTCAAGGCCAGAGACAGGTTCATCGAGCAACAGCAATAAAGGCTCATGGATAATGGTACGGGCAAGACTGAGACGCTGTTTCATCCCCCGCGACAGGGTGGCAATGCGATCGTCTCGCTTATGGGTCAGTTGCACCAGTTCTAAAACTTCACTTAGCCGTCTGCGCCTCCTCGGCTGGCGGAGGTTATATAAACGTGCAAAATAATCTAAATAATCCCAAACGGTTAAATCGTCGTAGAGGGGAAAATCGTCTGGTAAATAGCCGAGTCGTTGTTTGATGTGGGGATTGCTGTCGTCTCGTCTGAGGCGATCGCCGTGAATATAAATATCACCCAGAGTCGGTTCTTCCGCTGTGGCCAACATTCGGATTAGGGTTGTTTTCCCTGCGCCATTGGGGCCGATCAGTCCGTACACTTCGCCAGACTGGACTTGCAGCTCTAGATCGTTGACCGCAACATGGCGATCAAAGCGTTTCGTTAAATTAAACGTGGCGATCGCCAAATTCTCAATATCAGGGGGAGCAGCCAGTTCTGGAGTCATGGACATTACATTCACTAGATTTGTCTCCAGCTTAACGACTCCTTTTCTCGAATATGTCCGGCGTTACAAAATTGAAACAGCACCACAATCAGCCACCAGCAAACTGTCCGACCAATAGCAAGAATGGGTGAGATCAAAGCGATCTGCACCCACCCCGAAAATATAGATTGTAAAAGTCATAATGTCGCCTAGATTATTGCCTCGAAACGCGATTAGTTTGTAGCTATCGGCTTGGGCAAAGGAGATTCTGGAAACTTAGAAACCAAGGTAAGGATTATCATTGAAAAAAATACAAAGTAGGCGATCGCCCATGAACGACCTAAACAGCCGCCAGCCAATCATAAATACGGTCTAACTGCTCAAGGGTCACCAAACCATACTGCCAGAGCACCATTGGTAAAGGAGACAAAGCAGAATTCTTTTGCCAGTGACGATCAATCACAGAAATCGATTCGCCGGGAATGGACAACTCTTCCCTGAGGAAATTGATAAATTTGAGGTAGGTGATCTGGGTCATGATTGAGCAATAAACTCCAAGCTAAAATTGTGTTTTTATTGTGTGTTGAAATAGGACGGATAAAACATATAACTATGACAGTTTTAGGATTGTCTAAAGATGCACGTTTCTCTGAGAAAGCATGTACGCAATATATTCTGAAGAATCCGTACTTTTTGCTGTGCGTGTGATCACAATAAACCGTGATCTATCTGTCTCTGGGGAAATCAACTTAGCACCGAAACAAAACTAATGATTTAAGTCGCGAAACCGCTGATTAAGTTCCAGCCGTCAAATCTTACACATAAAGTTACAATCAGTCGAGCTCAACTGTCGCCAATCTATGGGCAGAGGGCTAAGGTGAATTTTGTACCTTAGAAAGTAGATCTTTCCCTGTGAGAAAAGTGTAGAAGCGTTCAAGGGGCAAAGACATTGTGTTTCGAATATTGAAACCTTTTGTTTCGCGGTGTCGCGCCAGCAAATTTACGCGAAGTTGAATGCTGTTGTTATGGAGTCAGCGGCAGTCTTTAGGCGATCGCCGTGGCTTCAGAACAAGTATATTAAGGCCAATATGTTGCGTAAGCAAAGAAATTCAGCTTTTCTTTGCGTTTGTGATCAAAAATAACTTACTGCTTCACCGAACTTAACAGAGACAATGTCGACCGATGGAAGCAGATACAATGTCGCTCTATAGACTCAACTTAAGCTACAGTCCATGAGCGATACGCTTTTCGAGAAAATTATTCGACGGGAAATCCCAGCAGATATTGTCTATGAAGATGATCTGTCCCTAGCCTTTCGAGATATTACCCCCCAGGCTCCTGTTCATATCTTAGTCATCCCGAAAAAACCAATTCCCATGTTGGAAAAGGCGGAGGCGGAAGATCAAGGGCTACTCGGCCACCTCTTGCTTGTTGTCCAAAAAATTGCGGCTCAAGAGAAGCTTGCCAAGGGATTTCGGGTGGTCATAAACAACGGTGAGCATGGCGGTCAAACGGTTTTTCATCTACATCTACATTTACTCGGCGATCGCCCCATGGATTGGCCACCGGGTTGATTTTTTGTTGCTTTAGCTCCAGCCTTTCGTTTATTTTTACCCCCTTGAGGTAAATTGCCTATGTCTTTTGATCCTGCTGCTTTTCCACTCCAAGCTGAGACCCATCACACCTCTAGCCCTCGGATTGATATACCGACACAGTTAGAAAGTTTTTATTATTTCGCCTACGGTTCTTGTATGTGTCCCGTGGATCTAGGACGAACGATTGAAGAGGATGCCCATTCATTGGTAATTGGTAAGGGAATTTTGCGGGATTATAAATTAGGGTTTAATCGCCTTTCCCCAAAGCGTCAAAGCTGCGGTGTATTAGATGTCGTGCCCCATCGGGGTAGCCATGTAGAAGGTGTTCTGTATAAATTGCCCTGGCGGGTCAGCGATCGCCTCGATATTCGGGAAGAAGTGCCCCATCAGGGTTATCGCCAAGAAACCATCGCCATCGAGTGTGGCGGCAAAGTTTACGGCAATGTGCGCACCTATGTTGTCGTCGACAAAGAACCTCAAGAGATCCCGCCGGATGACTGGTATTTCTATATTGTGATGCGGGGCGCTATGACGGCAAAACTATCGCCGGACTATTCTTGGCAATTGTTTAACCACATGAAACGTCTACAGCGCGGCGAAATCCATTAGTTTTTTTGTAAAATCACCTAATCAGAAAATGATGACGGAGAAAGTGTGATGGCAACCGAATCAAAAGAACTTCCCACCACGGCGATCGCCCGTACCCCAGACCTCCACGCCACCAGCGAACCTTGGTTCGAATACCCCATCACGGTTTATCCCCACCACACCGATTATGCTGGGATTGTTTGGCACGGCAACTATATCAATTGGCTCGAAGAAGCCCGCGTCATGTGTCTCAAATCTATCGGGATGGACTACGCCGAATTCGTTAAACTCGGCTGTGATTTACCCGTCGTGGAATTTAATGCCAAATATCACCGTCCCCTACGCATGGGCATGGCGGCGATCGTTAAAGTTCGTATGCGCGAGATGAAAGGCGTACGCATAGAATGGGAAAATCGGATCGAATCCCCCGACGGCAAAGAACTATACCTCACCGCCCAAGTTGTCCTTGTCAGCATTGACCGCGAGAAAGGCAAAATTATGCGTAAACTCCCCCCCACTTTTGTCGCTGCCTTAAGAAAAATTCGTGGGATTTAGCCCAGTTTCTGTCGATAATAGACAGTCGTTATCGCACCAAAAACATTTCAATTCTACAGAGAAAAAATCTATGAGTAATATCATCCGCGTCGGTGTCTTAGGCTTCGGAGGCTTAGGGCAAGCAGCCGCCCGCGTACTCGCGCCAAAATCTGAAATGATTCTCGTTGCCGCCGCCGACAAAAAAGGCTACGTCTACAATCCAGAAGGATTAGACCCCAACACTTGCATTACAACCTACAACTCCCAAGGGTCAGTCGGTCATGTCAAACATGGCGGTGTCCTGAGTAACGATAGCATTGCTGACCTAATCGAAAACTCTAATGTTGACGGCTTTTTTCTCGCGTTGCCGAACCTCCCCAATACGTTCATGGCTGATGTGACTCGCCAATTCGTAAAGTCTGGCTGGAAAGGCGTTCTCGTTGATGCATTGAAGCGTACCAGTGCAATGGAGCAAATTTTTACGCTGCGGGATGACGTAAAAGATGCAGGCATTACCTATATGACAGGCTGTGGTGCAACGCCCGGTCTGTTAACGGCGGCAGCTTCTGTGGCAGCTCAGAGCTATGCAGAGATTCACAGCGTCAAAATCACTTTTGGTGTGGGTATCGCCAACTGGGAAGCCTACCGCGCCACCATTCGGGAAGACATTGCCCACATGCCTGCATTTGACGTGGAAAAAGCACGCGCCATGACCGATGCAGAAGTAGAAGCTTTACTAGACGAAACTAACGGTATTATCTCCCTCGAAAATATGGAGCATGCTGATGATGTGATGCTCGAAATGGCAGGTATCTGTTCCCGTGACCAAGTGACTGTGGGTGGCATTGTGGATACTCGTAATCCAAAGAAGCCCCTCAGCACTAATGTTCAGGTAACTGGGCGTACCTTTGAGGGCAAGCTTTCAACCCACACGTTTACCCTCGGTGATGAAACCAGCATGGCAGCCAATGTTTGTGGTCCTGCATTCGGTTACCTCAAAACTGGGGTTTGGCTCCAGAAGCAAGGGTTGTCTGGAATCTTCACAGCAGCAGAAATGATGCCTCGGTTTGTTCGTTAAGCAAGCAGTTTTGCTCACTATCAATAGATGGATTATGGTGTAAATGAAATACCTTCAATCATCACCATAATCTTTCGATATATCACTAGAATCGGCACTTTCTGAGTTTCCACGAAAATAGAGAAATAATCATCTTTTTACTCTCACCAGTTGCAAAAACCCACAGTGGCAAATGTCCGGATACATTGTTGACTGAAAAGTGTGACGCACTAAAATCAGCACGAATTTCCTGTTCACCGTCAGTTGTCCAATCTATAGTCGCTATAAATTTCTGGTAAATTTCGTTAGGTTTAGGATTTTCTAGATCCATAGCACAATCTAGCCAAACTTCTTGTTGAATACTAAATCCAAACTTGCCATTAGGATAATCTCCTGTTTGGCTATATTGCCTCCATAACTCATCAATCATATTAAGTTCTTGACAAGGAAATTCTTTGATGTCGTCTTCTCTTAAATAACCATTTTGTTCTCGCCCAGAAATATTCAACATAACCTGCCAAGTTTCTAAATCTGCATTAGCAAAATCTTGATCCTGTAAATATTTCTCTAAACGTTCAAATCGTAATGCTCTTAATCTAGTTTTAATTTCTGGATTGATTTTTCGTTTTTGTTCGCGGATACATTTTAAACCCAAGCTAATAGATGTTTTAGTTTGCAAGTTACAACATAATTCCAATAATGAATCAGGCTGAACTAATCCTGCATAAAGAACAATTGCTTCTTCCCAAGCGGTCCTTTCAATATTTTTTTTAATTAGATTTAATCCTTCTTCCCCAAGTCTAGCTAGTGCTTTTGCAGCGAGAAACCCTTGAAAACTCCAGTGGGAAAATTCATGTTCATTATCATGCTTAACAATGAGTTCACTCACCTCTTCAATTTGCTTTAGAAACGGATGCACATCAACGAGTTCATCACAATCTAGCTTCTGAATTTGCTGTGCGGTCAGTTCCACTAAATCTTCATAAAGGATGCGCGGCTCATCCTGCTTAATCAATACTGCCAACGCTACCCCTTGTAAAATCGGCTGGCTTTTTGTGTCCGGCAATAACATCTGAATGTTCCGAGCCTTTGGGCGATCTCGCAGCTGAAGTGTACAAATATCTTGATAAAGCTCTACTCGTCTCTGCGGTAAATCCGAGCCAAAATCATGAAGGTTCGCAATCATATTCAGTAGCAGCGGATTTTGCGCTAAAGCTCCTAGCTCTTTTCTTTCACTTAGCTGTGTGAGTAAATCCTCTGTTTTTCGTTCTGCTTCACTTTGTGCTTTATCTCGTTTATCTATCTCCGTCAGATCTTGACTAGGTATAGATGCAGACAACTCTAATTCTCGATACTCCCGCAGAAAATACCATTGTTGAACAAACTCTTTCTGCTGCTTACGGTTAAATGGCTGCGCAAACACTTTAGCGTCAGGGTAAAGTAAATAATCTTCATTAAATGCTCCAGGCCTAGATGTCACAAAAAAAATAGACTTGTCATACTCTTTCATCTGAGCATATATCCACTTGCTGATCTCTTCCCGCCATTCCTTTCGCACCTCATCAAATCCATCAAACATCACCAGCATCTTTCCTTCATAAAAGTGATTTTCTGCCCACCCTGAAGGTAGCTTCACTCTCCTCCCCCCCGGTAAATTTGGTAAATGAATATCTTCGATCAGTTGGGGTAATGTGAACTTTTTAATTCCACCATTCTCAAAAAGCTCTTTGAATCGATAATTTTTTTGGAGTTCTCGAAGATAAATTAAAACGGGTAAATATTGATCAACTTGATGTTTGTCCTGTCGTTTTTTTCCCAATGTAAAAGCAATATGACGCATCAGAGTCGTTTTCCCATACCCACCCCATGCCAACACTGCTATCCGTCGATAAATAGGATCTGTTTTTGCTTTTTTAATCAGTTTCCAAACACTAATGCCTTCACGCTCCATCCGTTCCAATTCTTGCTCTGGCTTCCGAAAAGGATTAAACCCAGCCTTTACTAAACCATCACTGCTGATACTGAGACGTAGAGGCACAAAAATCTGATCAAGCTGATGGACGACCCCTGCAAATCCTTCTGTTCTGATGGTGCTAACTTGATTCGCCTGACATTTCAGATATTTATCGTCAGTTTTCGCTAGTCGCCATTGCACTGCCCTAATAATCTTTGCCCGTAATGCCTCTATTCCTTTAACTGCTTTCTCGCCAT
Coding sequences within it:
- a CDS encoding ABC transporter ATP-binding protein, with amino-acid sequence MSMTPELAAPPDIENLAIATFNLTKRFDRHVAVNDLELQVQSGEVYGLIGPNGAGKTTLIRMLATAEEPTLGDIYIHGDRLRRDDSNPHIKQRLGYLPDDFPLYDDLTVWDYLDYFARLYNLRQPRRRRRLSEVLELVQLTHKRDDRIATLSRGMKQRLSLARTIIHEPLLLLLDEPVSGLDPIARMQFREIIKVLQEAGMTILISSHVLSDLAELCSSVGIMELGYLVESTSLGDLYQRLSRQHLVISTLESLDALESELKNNALVRNWERATPSKLGDRQGSGGHRLKVEFDGTPEDSTQLLKNLVAANIAVSEFYAKTEDLESIFLKLGHQQTS
- a CDS encoding DUF2949 domain-containing protein — translated: MTQITYLKFINFLREELSIPGESISVIDRHWQKNSALSPLPMVLWQYGLVTLEQLDRIYDWLAAV
- a CDS encoding histidine triad nucleotide-binding protein; this translates as MSDTLFEKIIRREIPADIVYEDDLSLAFRDITPQAPVHILVIPKKPIPMLEKAEAEDQGLLGHLLLVVQKIAAQEKLAKGFRVVINNGEHGGQTVFHLHLHLLGDRPMDWPPG
- a CDS encoding gamma-glutamylcyclotransferase, translated to MSFDPAAFPLQAETHHTSSPRIDIPTQLESFYYFAYGSCMCPVDLGRTIEEDAHSLVIGKGILRDYKLGFNRLSPKRQSCGVLDVVPHRGSHVEGVLYKLPWRVSDRLDIREEVPHQGYRQETIAIECGGKVYGNVRTYVVVDKEPQEIPPDDWYFYIVMRGAMTAKLSPDYSWQLFNHMKRLQRGEIH
- a CDS encoding acyl-CoA thioesterase, with the protein product MATESKELPTTAIARTPDLHATSEPWFEYPITVYPHHTDYAGIVWHGNYINWLEEARVMCLKSIGMDYAEFVKLGCDLPVVEFNAKYHRPLRMGMAAIVKVRMREMKGVRIEWENRIESPDGKELYLTAQVVLVSIDREKGKIMRKLPPTFVAALRKIRGI
- the bioU gene encoding (S)-8-amino-7-oxononanoate synthase BioU; translation: MSNIIRVGVLGFGGLGQAAARVLAPKSEMILVAAADKKGYVYNPEGLDPNTCITTYNSQGSVGHVKHGGVLSNDSIADLIENSNVDGFFLALPNLPNTFMADVTRQFVKSGWKGVLVDALKRTSAMEQIFTLRDDVKDAGITYMTGCGATPGLLTAAASVAAQSYAEIHSVKITFGVGIANWEAYRATIREDIAHMPAFDVEKARAMTDAEVEALLDETNGIISLENMEHADDVMLEMAGICSRDQVTVGGIVDTRNPKKPLSTNVQVTGRTFEGKLSTHTFTLGDETSMAANVCGPAFGYLKTGVWLQKQGLSGIFTAAEMMPRFVR
- a CDS encoding GUN4 domain-containing protein; protein product: MNSFAAAAEELGDKDGEKAVKGIEALRAKIIRAVQWRLAKTDDKYLKCQANQVSTIRTEGFAGVVHQLDQIFVPLRLSISSDGLVKAGFNPFRKPEQELERMEREGISVWKLIKKAKTDPIYRRIAVLAWGGYGKTTLMRHIAFTLGKKRQDKHQVDQYLPVLIYLRELQKNYRFKELFENGGIKKFTLPQLIEDIHLPNLPGGRRVKLPSGWAENHFYEGKMLVMFDGFDEVRKEWREEISKWIYAQMKEYDKSIFFVTSRPGAFNEDYLLYPDAKVFAQPFNRKQQKEFVQQWYFLREYRELELSASIPSQDLTEIDKRDKAQSEAERKTEDLLTQLSERKELGALAQNPLLLNMIANLHDFGSDLPQRRVELYQDICTLQLRDRPKARNIQMLLPDTKSQPILQGVALAVLIKQDEPRILYEDLVELTAQQIQKLDCDELVDVHPFLKQIEEVSELIVKHDNEHEFSHWSFQGFLAAKALARLGEEGLNLIKKNIERTAWEEAIVLYAGLVQPDSLLELCCNLQTKTSISLGLKCIREQKRKINPEIKTRLRALRFERLEKYLQDQDFANADLETWQVMLNISGREQNGYLREDDIKEFPCQELNMIDELWRQYSQTGDYPNGKFGFSIQQEVWLDCAMDLENPKPNEIYQKFIATIDWTTDGEQEIRADFSASHFSVNNVSGHLPLWVFATGESKKMIISLFSWKLRKCRF